In a single window of the Platichthys flesus chromosome 5, fPlaFle2.1, whole genome shotgun sequence genome:
- the LOC133954301 gene encoding cytochrome P450 2U1, which translates to MLPPSCQELLSSSSLSHVNTGAVALLLLVLYLLHLYRKQREFAHIPPGPTPWPVVGNFGGFLVPSFLRRKWTRSGSGSGAEAPVRNAAVILTEQANVYGPVFSLFAGKQLIVVLNGYEAVKEALLKHPEEFSDRPDIPSVSIMTKRKGIVFAPYGPIWKKQRRFCHTMLRTFGFGKLSFEPSIVQGVATIKTELLRLNEESGGAGVDMAPLICNAVSNVICSMTLGQRFHHEDAEFRKLLSLMEHGLEICVNSPAVLINIFPLLYHLPFGVFKELRQVERDITVFLKSIIANHRETLDPENPRDLVDMYLKEMLAQQAAGQEDSSFTEDYLFYIVGDLFIAGTDTTTNSVLWILLYMVLYPDIQEKVQAEIDDVVGKHRVPSLTDKGSLPFTEATIMEVQRIIVVVPLGIPHMASKTTEFRGYTIPKGAVILPNLWSVHRDPSVWDEPDNFNPARFLNDDGTLLRKDCFMPFGIGRRVCMGEQLAKMELFLMVTCLLQAFRFRLPEGKPPPPLHGRFGLTLAPCPFTVCVSPRS; encoded by the exons ATGTTGCCTCCGTCGTGTCAggagctcctcagctcctcttcacTGTCTCATGTAAACACCGGAGCGGTGgcccttctcctcctggtgcTTTATTTACTTCACTTGTACCGGAAACAACGGGAATTCGCACACATCCCCCCGGGTCCCACACCGTGGCCGGTGGTCGGTAACTTCGGCGGCTTCCTGGTGCCGTCTTTCCTCCGGAGGAAGTGGACGCGCTCCGGCTCCGGCTCGGGGGCGGAGGCACCGGTGAGAAACGCCGCGGTGATCCTCACGGAACAGGCGAACGTGTACGGTCCCGTGTTCAGCTTGTTCGCGGGGAAGcagctgatcgtggtgctgaaCGGATACGAGGCGGTGAAGGAGGCGCTGCTGAAGCACCCGGAGGAGTTCTCCGACCGGCCGGACATCCCCAGTGTCTCCATCATGACCAAACGGAAAG GAATCGTCTTTGCACCTTACGGCCCGATTTGGAAAAAGCAACGCAGGTTCTGCCACACCATGCTCCGGACGTTCGGCTTTGGGAAGTTGAGCTTTGAGCCCAGTATCGTTCAAGGTGTGGCTACCATCAAAACGGAGCTGCTGCGACTGAACGAGGAGTCCGGGGGCGCCGGCGTGGACATGGCCCCGCTCATCTGCAACGCCGTGTCCAACGTCATCTGCTCGATGACCCTGGGTCAACGCTTCCACCACGAAGACGCCGAGTTCCGCAAGTTGCTGAGCCTGATGGAGCACGGGCTGGAGATCTGCGTCAACAGCCCCGCGGTCCTCATCAACATCTTTCCGCTTCTCTACCATTTGCCCTTTGGGGTCTTCAAGGAGCTGAGGCAGGTGGAACGAGACATCACCGTGTTTCTGAAGAGCATCATTGCCAATCACAGGGAAACATTAGATCCTGAGAACCCGAGGGATCTTGTAGACATGTACCTGAAGGAGATGCTGGCCCAGCAGGCTGCGGGACAGGAggacagcagcttcacagaggATTATCTCTTTTATATCGTGGGAGATCTCTTCATCGCAGGCACAGACACCACCACTAATTCAGTTCTGTGGATTCTGCTCTACATGGTTTTATATCCGGATATCCAAG AAAAGGTCCAGGCGGAGATTGATGACGTGGTGGGGAAACATCGGGTCCCGTCTCTGACTGATAAAGGAAGTTTGCCCTTTACCGAAGCCACCATCATGGAGGTGCAGAGGATAATTGTAGTGGTTCCTCTGGGTATCCCACACATGGCTTCCAAGACAACAG AGTTCAGAGGCTACACTATTCCCAAAGGAGCAGTTATTCTGCCCAATCTGTGGTCTGTCCATAGGGACCCCAGTGTGTGGGACGAGCCAGACAATTTCAACCCGGCACGTTTCTTGAATGATGATGGAACGTTGCTTAGGAAAGATTGCTTTATGCCATTTGGGATTG GTCGCAGGGTGTGCATGGGCGAGCAGCTGGCGAAGATGGAGCTCTTCCTGATGGTAACCTGTTTACTCCAGGCCTTCAGATTCCGACTCCCAGAGggaaaacctcctcctcctctgcacggGCGCTTCGGCCTGACGCTGGCCCCCTGCcccttcactgtgtgtgtgagccctcGGAGTTGA
- the hadh gene encoding hydroxyacyl-coenzyme A dehydrogenase, mitochondrial, with translation MAFFTQHLRRALSTSAVRHVAIKHVTIIGGGQMGAGIAQVAATTGHSVTLVDTNEDILKKAVKGIEGSLKRVVKKKFADKPEAGEEFMQKVLQNVSTSTDAGSAAQSTDLVLEAILENLKIKQDLFGLLDKLAPEHTIFASNTSSLPISDIASSTSRLDRFGGLHFFNPVPMMKLVEVIGTSATSQETFDSLLNFSKMLGKTPVSCKDTPGFIVNRLLVPYIMEAIRLHERGHGSKEDIDIAMKLGAGYPMGPFELSDYVGLDTMKFIMDGWTEKDPDNPLFGQSELLNKLVAEGKYGRKNGEGFYKYK, from the exons ATGGCGTTCTTCACCCAGCACCTCCGCAGAGCTCTGTCTACCTCCGCGGTCAGACACGTTGCCATCAAACATGTGACCATCATCGGAGGGGGACAGATGGGAGCCGGGATCGCTCAG GTCGCTGCAACGACTGGCCACTCGGTGACGCTGGTGGACACTAATGAGGACATCCTGAAGAAGGCCGTCAAGGGAATTGAAGGGAGCCTTAAAagagtggtgaagaagaagTTCGCCGACAAGCCGGAG gcgGGCGAGGAGTTCATGCAGAAGGTCTTGCAGAATGTGTCAACATCCACAGATGCTGGATCTGCCGCTCAGAGCACAGATCTTGTGTTGGAGGCCATCTTGGAGAATCTGAAGATCAAGCAGGATCTGTTTGGTCTGCTCGACAAGCTGGCACCGGA ACACACCATCTTTGCCAGCAACACGTCCTCGCTGCCCATCTCCGACATCGCCAGCAGCACCAGCCGACTGGACAGATTCGGCGGCCTTCACTTCTTCAACCCCGTGCCCATGATGAAGCTTGTAGAG GTCATTGGAACTTCGGCAACAAGCCAAGAGACGTTTGATTCCCTCCTTAACTTCAGCAAAATGCTCGGTAAAACTCCAGTGTCCTGCAAG GACACACCAGGGTTCATTGTGAACCGTCTGCTGGTTCCTTACATAATGGAGGCCATCCGGTTGCATGAGAGAG GTCACGGATCCAAAGAGGACATTGATATTGCCATGAAACTCGGTGCTGGTTATCCCATGGGACCCTTCGAGCTCTCGGATTACGTAGGATTGGACACTATGAAGTTTATTATGGACG GTTGGACTGAAAAGGACCCAGACAACCCCCTGTTTGGCCAGAGTGAGCTGCTGAACAAGTTGGTTGCAGAGGGAAAATATGGCAGAAAGAACGGAGAAGGATTCTACAAGTACAAATAG